In the genome of Cryptosporangium minutisporangium, one region contains:
- the glgA gene encoding glycogen synthase — protein MRVAVLTNEYPPEVYGGAGVHVDFLVRELRRLVEVEVHCFGQPRKDARAYLAPSELADANGALRALAIDLQMADGVGDVSVIHSHTWYANLGGHLAKLLHDRPHVVTAHSLEPLRPWKAEQLGGGYRISSWAERTAYEAADAVIAVSNGMRDDVLTAYPRLDPGRIHVVHNGVDTELYSPTGDDAALEKVGIDQDRPYVLYVGRITRQKGITHLLAAAERLDRDVQIVLCASAPDTPEIAAEVTERIDHLRTGGHTVLHETEMLAREEVISLLSHAAAFVCPSVYEPLGIVNLEAMACRAPVVASAVGGIPEVVQDGVTGLLVPYTPDDLPGFEAGLAEALGSIVSDPLRGSALGRAGRQRAVDLFSWEAIAEQTATVYMSLG, from the coding sequence ATGCGCGTCGCGGTTCTGACGAACGAGTATCCCCCCGAGGTGTACGGGGGTGCGGGCGTTCACGTCGACTTCCTCGTCCGCGAGCTCCGCCGCCTGGTGGAGGTCGAAGTGCACTGCTTCGGCCAGCCCCGTAAGGACGCCCGTGCTTACCTCGCGCCGAGCGAGCTGGCCGACGCCAACGGCGCGCTGCGGGCGCTCGCGATCGACCTGCAGATGGCCGACGGGGTGGGCGACGTCAGCGTCATCCACTCGCACACCTGGTACGCCAACCTCGGCGGCCACTTGGCGAAGCTGCTGCACGACCGGCCGCACGTCGTCACGGCACACTCGCTGGAGCCGCTACGCCCGTGGAAGGCCGAGCAGCTCGGCGGCGGGTACCGGATCTCGTCCTGGGCCGAGCGGACCGCCTACGAAGCCGCCGACGCGGTGATCGCGGTCAGCAACGGCATGCGCGACGACGTGCTCACCGCCTACCCGCGACTGGACCCCGGACGGATCCACGTCGTCCACAACGGCGTCGACACCGAGCTGTACTCCCCCACCGGCGACGACGCCGCGCTGGAGAAGGTCGGCATCGACCAGGACCGCCCCTACGTCCTGTACGTCGGACGGATCACCCGGCAGAAGGGCATCACGCACCTGCTGGCCGCGGCCGAGCGGCTGGACCGGGACGTCCAGATCGTGCTCTGCGCGTCCGCGCCGGACACCCCGGAGATCGCCGCCGAGGTCACCGAGCGGATCGACCACCTCCGGACGGGTGGGCACACGGTGCTGCACGAGACCGAGATGCTGGCGCGCGAGGAAGTCATCTCGCTGCTCAGCCACGCTGCGGCGTTCGTCTGCCCGTCGGTCTACGAGCCGCTGGGCATCGTGAACCTGGAGGCGATGGCCTGCCGGGCTCCGGTCGTCGCGAGCGCGGTCGGCGGCATCCCCGAGGTGGTGCAGGACGGCGTCACCGGGCTGCTCGTGCCGTACACGCCGGACGACCTGCCCGGCTTCGAGGCGGGGCTGGCCGAGGCGCTCGGATCGATCGTGAGCGACCCGCTGCGCGGAAGCGCCCTGGGCCGCGCCGGCCGCCAGCGTGCCGTCGACCTGTTCAGCTGGGAAGCGATCGCCGAGCAGACCGCCACGGTCTATATGAGCCTGGGTTAG
- a CDS encoding leucyl aminopeptidase has product MLDVRLVAVTELTGGPLPVVLALPTAPNEATPDAATHAPDAFADTPDAVPEATVDAEDAEERAEPARLLPTAYPLPAGLGDTLAAWLGDERRPEPPAKGKAGEVSTLPLPGGSPAVVLLVGTGEGAEADWRKAGAALVRAASGDPEIAFVLPSDASPDAVRGLFEGALLASYRFTLASDPKPATLTTVRIVVDDPSRFEDARARAEAVAHGTTFARDLVNTPSNIKSPEWFAEQAVEAATALGIDAQVRDPEWLAANDFGGMLAVGGGSTRGPRLLELRWAPDGVELHTLRHVVLVGKGITFDTGGISIKPAQGMQMMKKDMGGGAAVVGAVLSAAALKVPLRVTVLVPLAENMPSGTAYRPGDVVRHYGGRTSEIFSTDAEGRMVLGDVLAYAVATMQPDVLIDLATLTGGQSVALGKRTAALFSENDDLAKALFEAAERAGERVWQLPLPEDYLEQIDSDVADANNSGGRGAQTATAALFLRPFTGEARDRWVHIDMSGPAWSDGPNDELTKGATGWGARTLSRYLETL; this is encoded by the coding sequence GTGCTCGACGTCCGACTGGTGGCTGTCACGGAGTTGACCGGCGGCCCGCTTCCGGTGGTGCTCGCGCTGCCCACGGCGCCGAACGAGGCCACGCCGGACGCCGCCACGCACGCTCCGGACGCCTTCGCGGACACGCCCGACGCGGTGCCCGAGGCAACCGTGGACGCGGAGGACGCCGAGGAGCGGGCCGAGCCCGCTCGACTGCTCCCCACCGCCTACCCGCTGCCCGCCGGACTCGGCGACACGCTCGCCGCCTGGCTGGGCGACGAGCGGCGTCCCGAACCGCCGGCGAAGGGCAAGGCCGGCGAGGTGTCCACGCTCCCACTGCCGGGTGGATCACCGGCGGTCGTCCTGCTGGTCGGCACCGGGGAGGGCGCCGAAGCGGACTGGCGCAAGGCCGGTGCGGCGCTGGTGCGGGCCGCGTCCGGGGACCCGGAGATCGCCTTCGTGCTGCCGTCCGACGCCTCCCCGGACGCCGTTCGCGGGCTGTTCGAGGGTGCGCTGCTGGCGTCGTACCGGTTCACGCTGGCGTCGGACCCCAAGCCCGCCACGCTGACGACGGTCCGGATCGTCGTCGACGACCCCTCGCGTTTCGAGGACGCCAGGGCGCGCGCCGAAGCCGTGGCCCACGGGACGACCTTCGCCCGTGACCTGGTGAACACGCCCAGCAACATCAAGTCGCCGGAGTGGTTCGCCGAGCAGGCGGTCGAGGCGGCCACCGCACTCGGAATCGACGCCCAGGTCCGCGACCCCGAGTGGCTGGCCGCGAACGATTTCGGCGGAATGCTCGCGGTGGGCGGTGGTTCGACGCGCGGCCCCCGCCTGCTGGAGCTGCGGTGGGCGCCGGACGGCGTCGAGCTGCACACGCTGCGCCACGTCGTCCTGGTGGGCAAGGGCATCACGTTCGACACCGGCGGCATCTCGATCAAGCCCGCGCAGGGCATGCAGATGATGAAGAAGGACATGGGCGGCGGTGCGGCCGTGGTCGGAGCGGTGCTCTCCGCCGCGGCGCTGAAGGTGCCGCTGCGGGTGACCGTGCTGGTACCGCTCGCCGAGAACATGCCCAGCGGTACCGCCTACCGCCCTGGCGACGTCGTCCGCCACTACGGTGGCCGCACCTCGGAGATCTTCAGCACCGACGCCGAGGGCCGGATGGTGCTCGGCGACGTGCTGGCGTACGCGGTCGCGACCATGCAGCCGGACGTCCTCATCGACCTGGCGACGCTGACCGGCGGGCAGTCGGTCGCGCTCGGCAAGCGCACCGCGGCGCTGTTCTCGGAGAACGACGACCTGGCGAAGGCGCTGTTCGAGGCCGCCGAGCGGGCCGGTGAGCGGGTGTGGCAGCTGCCGCTGCCCGAGGACTATCTGGAGCAGATCGACTCGGACGTCGCGGACGCGAACAACAGCGGCGGACGTGGTGCGCAGACCGCCACCGCCGCGCTGTTCCTCCGCCCGTTCACCGGCGAGGCGCGGGACCGCTGGGTCCACATCGACATGTCCGGTCCGGCCTGGTCCGACGGCCCGAACGACGAGCTCACCAAGGGCGCGACCGGCTGGGGAGCCCGCACTCTGTCCCGCTACCTGGAAACCCTCTGA